A stretch of Rhinopithecus roxellana isolate Shanxi Qingling chromosome 12, ASM756505v1, whole genome shotgun sequence DNA encodes these proteins:
- the LOC115892285 gene encoding histo-blood group ABO system transferase 2-like: MWNWALSGGSVLKVYRLTTACHQVMTIEQANHIEALCDDESHLNKYLLNHKPTKVLSPEYMWDKKSMEYMLDEHLLGSRTMITRKRSVVLVKNNEEMQMDEGSFQKETREGVIDSQP, translated from the coding sequence GGGCCTTATCTGGTGGATCTGTGCTGAAGGTTTACAGGCTCACCACGGCCTGTCACCAGGTGATGACGATCGAGCAAGCCAACCACATCGAGGCCCTGTGTGATGACGAAAGCCACTTAAACAAGTACCTGCTTAACCACAAACCCACCAAGGTCCTCTCTCCTGAGTACATGTGGGATAAAAAGTCGATGGAGTATATGTTGGATGAACACCTGCTGGGTTCGCGCACTATGATAACGCGCAAGAGATCTGTGGTCTTGGTAAAGAACAATGAGGAAATGCAGATGGATGAGGGAAGCTTCCAGAAAGAGACCAGAGAGGGGGTGATTGACAGTCAGCCCTAA